A genomic region of Brevibacillus sp. JNUCC-41 contains the following coding sequences:
- a CDS encoding carbohydrate ABC transporter permease, whose amino-acid sequence MRNRDAAYWLFLTPVLAALILVVIVPLIYGFYYSFTNWNGLGAPDFIGLKNYMDLFTDKGFLDTFWFTIKFSVAAIVVINIIGLSLALIVTSKIKSSNILRTVFFMPNLIGGLILGFIWQFIFIKVFGAIGDLTGIEAFNGWLSTTDTGFWGLIILTSWQMAGYIMIIYIAYLQAVPEDLIEAAKIDGANSFQRFRHITFPLVAPAFTVSLFLTLSHSFKIYDQNLSLTNGAPYNSTEMVAMNIVKSAFTENDMAYAQAKAVIFFVIVAVVSLTQVYFNKKREVEL is encoded by the coding sequence TTGAGAAATCGGGATGCCGCATATTGGCTGTTTTTGACACCTGTTCTTGCTGCACTCATTTTGGTTGTGATCGTGCCACTCATCTACGGATTTTATTATTCCTTTACGAATTGGAACGGTTTAGGGGCGCCGGATTTCATCGGTCTTAAGAATTATATGGACTTGTTTACGGATAAAGGGTTCCTTGATACATTTTGGTTCACCATTAAATTTTCCGTAGCGGCAATTGTGGTAATCAATATCATCGGATTAAGTTTGGCTCTCATCGTGACTTCGAAAATTAAATCAAGCAACATACTGCGGACTGTTTTCTTTATGCCCAATTTAATAGGCGGTTTGATTCTCGGCTTTATTTGGCAGTTCATTTTTATTAAGGTCTTCGGTGCGATTGGTGATTTGACTGGGATCGAAGCATTTAATGGATGGTTATCAACGACTGATACAGGTTTTTGGGGATTGATCATTTTAACATCATGGCAAATGGCCGGATATATCATGATCATTTATATTGCCTATTTGCAGGCTGTTCCTGAAGACTTGATCGAAGCGGCAAAAATTGATGGAGCTAACAGCTTCCAGCGTTTTCGCCATATAACTTTTCCACTAGTGGCACCCGCTTTTACCGTCAGTTTGTTTTTGACGCTTTCCCACTCGTTCAAGATCTATGATCAAAATCTTTCTTTGACGAATGGAGCTCCCTATAATTCAACTGAAATGGTTGCGATGAACATTGTAAAATCAGCCTTCACCGAAAACGATATGGCATATGCACAGGCAAAAGCGGTTATCTTTTTCGTGATCGTGGCGGTCGTTTCGCTGACACAGGTCTATTTCAATAAAAAACGGGAGGTTGAGCTGTGA
- a CDS encoding carbohydrate ABC transporter permease has protein sequence MRGKWKLWLIGFIGFILAVLWLTPFYLMLVNAFKMKRDIFADTLGLPETWTFENFIQAFEQLDFLRTLFNSLLISGVSVVIIIIFSAMAAYALSRNKSKISSLLFFVFVAAMLIPFQSVMIPLVAQFGQLGMLNKAGLIFMYLGFGCSLSIFLYHGTLKGIPISLDEAAKIDGANRFQVFWYIIFPLLKPMSITVGILNVIWIWNDYLLPSLVIGGAGSETIPLKLFFFFGQYTKQWHLALAGLTLSIIPVIIAYFFAQRQIIKGIADGAVK, from the coding sequence ATGAGGGGAAAATGGAAATTGTGGCTGATTGGATTCATCGGATTCATTTTGGCCGTATTATGGCTCACTCCGTTTTATTTAATGCTTGTAAATGCCTTCAAAATGAAACGGGATATATTTGCCGATACACTGGGACTGCCTGAAACCTGGACATTCGAAAACTTCATTCAAGCTTTCGAGCAATTGGATTTCCTCCGGACTTTATTCAATTCTTTATTGATATCGGGTGTCAGTGTCGTCATCATCATCATTTTTTCTGCGATGGCAGCATACGCCCTTTCCCGAAACAAAAGTAAAATAAGTTCCCTGCTTTTCTTCGTGTTTGTAGCAGCCATGCTAATTCCGTTTCAGTCTGTGATGATACCGCTCGTTGCCCAATTCGGACAGCTAGGGATGTTGAACAAGGCCGGATTGATTTTCATGTATTTAGGTTTTGGCTGCAGTCTTTCCATATTCTTATATCATGGTACCTTAAAAGGGATTCCCATCTCACTTGATGAGGCAGCAAAGATTGATGGTGCTAACCGGTTTCAGGTATTTTGGTATATCATCTTTCCATTATTAAAGCCGATGTCGATTACAGTTGGCATCTTAAATGTCATTTGGATATGGAATGACTATTTGCTGCCATCCCTTGTTATTGGCGGAGCGGGATCGGAGACCATTCCGCTTAAATTATTCTTCTTTTTCGGTCAATATACGAAGCAATGGCATCTTGCCTTGGCTGGACTTACTTTATCCATCATTCCAGTCATCATTGCGTACTTTTTTGCTCAGAGGCAAATTATCAAAGGAATTGCAGATGGAGCCGTTAAATAA
- a CDS encoding LacI family DNA-binding transcriptional regulator → MSVTIKDVAKKANVAPSTVSRVIHNSPTISEKTKRKVRKVLKEMGYHMNENARNLVTKSTKAIGIVMKSSARESLYNPFFPEVIRGIGDFCNKEGYSLSLTTGETEDAIFEDVVKMVQGRRVDGMIVLYSKKDDKVVPYLLKQGFPFVLIGKPSTNMSGITFIDNDNVQAAREVSEFVINLGHERIAFLGGSPEFEVIQDRLTGFQQAMEQAGVDVRQEYIKLIPLNRTDGIKAIDELLELKEAPTAFLVMDLLLGVLLLGVLAEKNLKVPQQISVVCFNHSEFIEFLSTPLTTVDIHTYQLGYEAAKCVFDLIANPEMMEKSISIPTKIIKRESHFVAEKEIKRKM, encoded by the coding sequence TTGTCTGTTACTATAAAAGACGTTGCCAAAAAAGCGAATGTCGCTCCATCAACGGTATCGCGTGTAATCCATAACAGCCCGACAATCAGTGAAAAGACAAAGCGTAAAGTACGCAAGGTATTAAAGGAAATGGGCTATCATATGAATGAAAATGCCCGGAACTTAGTCACGAAGTCAACTAAGGCCATTGGGATCGTCATGAAAAGTTCGGCAAGGGAATCACTTTATAATCCCTTTTTTCCAGAAGTGATCAGAGGCATCGGGGATTTTTGTAATAAAGAAGGGTACAGTCTTTCTCTGACAACCGGGGAGACGGAGGATGCCATCTTTGAGGATGTCGTGAAGATGGTTCAGGGCAGAAGAGTGGATGGCATGATTGTTTTGTATTCTAAAAAGGACGATAAAGTGGTGCCATACTTATTAAAGCAGGGCTTCCCGTTCGTTTTGATAGGGAAGCCAAGCACGAACATGAGCGGTATCACATTCATTGATAACGATAATGTTCAAGCGGCCAGGGAAGTATCGGAGTTTGTAATCAATCTTGGACATGAGCGAATTGCCTTTTTAGGAGGCAGTCCCGAGTTTGAGGTGATCCAGGACCGCTTGACAGGCTTTCAACAAGCGATGGAACAGGCCGGGGTGGATGTACGACAGGAATATATCAAATTGATTCCTTTAAATCGAACGGATGGAATAAAGGCGATTGACGAATTGCTGGAATTGAAAGAGGCGCCAACCGCTTTTTTGGTTATGGATCTTTTATTGGGTGTTCTCTTGCTTGGAGTGTTGGCTGAAAAGAACCTGAAAGTGCCACAGCAAATAAGCGTCGTCTGTTTTAACCACTCGGAATTCATAGAATTTCTAAGTACGCCGCTGACAACGGTTGATATCCATACGTATCAGTTAGGGTATGAGGCGGCAAAATGCGTGTTCGATCTAATTGCAAATCCGGAAATGATGGAAAAGAGTATCAGCATTCCTACCAAAATCATAAAGCGGGAGTCGCATTTTGTTGCCGAAAAGGAAATTAAAAGAAAAATGTAG
- a CDS encoding ThuA domain-containing protein, giving the protein MRVLVWNEFRHEKTKPEVAKVYPDGIHGAIAGFLQSGQVEVRTATLDEEEHGLTEEALKQTDVLLWWGHVAHDEVQDEIIARVHKRVLEGMGLIVLHSGHFSKIFKRLMGTTCDLKWRVADERERLWVVDPSHPIVDGIGEYIELEKEEMYGEHFDIPAPDQLIFVSWYEGGEVFRSGCTYQRGKGRIFYFRPGHETYPTYHNPEIQRVIKNAVNWVKPEFGIVTNYGKAEPLESISGKELK; this is encoded by the coding sequence ATGAGAGTCCTGGTATGGAATGAGTTTCGCCACGAGAAAACAAAGCCTGAAGTAGCAAAAGTATATCCGGATGGTATCCATGGTGCAATTGCCGGCTTTTTACAAAGCGGGCAGGTCGAGGTGAGAACCGCCACTCTTGATGAAGAAGAGCATGGATTAACCGAAGAAGCACTGAAACAAACCGATGTACTTCTTTGGTGGGGGCATGTTGCACATGATGAAGTTCAGGATGAAATCATTGCAAGGGTTCACAAGCGAGTACTCGAAGGAATGGGTCTCATCGTCCTCCATTCCGGTCATTTTTCAAAGATCTTCAAACGATTAATGGGCACGACTTGCGATTTGAAATGGCGGGTTGCGGATGAACGGGAACGGCTCTGGGTTGTCGATCCAAGTCATCCTATCGTTGATGGAATCGGAGAATATATAGAGCTTGAGAAGGAAGAGATGTACGGGGAACATTTTGATATTCCTGCACCAGATCAATTGATATTCGTCAGTTGGTATGAAGGCGGGGAGGTATTTAGAAGCGGTTGCACGTATCAGCGGGGGAAAGGGAGGATTTTCTATTTCCGTCCAGGTCATGAAACATATCCTACTTACCATAATCCCGAGATTCAACGAGTGATTAAGAATGCCGTTAATTGGGTCAAGCCGGAATTTGGAATCGTAACGAACTACGGGAAAGCCGAACCGTTGGAATCCATCTCAGGCAAAGAGCTGAAGTGA
- a CDS encoding Gfo/Idh/MocA family protein produces the protein MGKVKVGVIGCGSIAKNRHFPEYDAHQETEIIAVCDIVPDRANAAAQRYGAQAYTDYIELLKNEEIEAISVCTPNYLHARITVAALEAGKHVLCEKPMATSLVDAEKMNAAAAKSGKILMIGHNQRFVPSHQKAKQLIESGEVGKVYSFRTAFGHSGPETWSVDGLESWFFKKDQAVIGAMGDLGVHKADLLRYILGEEFVEVGAFVETTAKKNTDVDDSAACILRTESGIIGTLTASWSYAKEDNATVIYAEKAVLRLEDDPKYSLIIHHDNGKTETIQLGSIQTNDSEGQHDSEVISHFVKCVVDNEEPLVSGVEGLKSLKVILGAMESNASRKIIRL, from the coding sequence ATGGGCAAAGTGAAGGTAGGAGTCATTGGATGCGGGAGTATTGCAAAAAACAGGCATTTTCCGGAGTATGATGCACATCAGGAAACGGAGATCATTGCCGTTTGTGATATTGTGCCTGACCGGGCGAATGCAGCAGCACAAAGGTATGGCGCGCAAGCATATACTGATTATATAGAACTTTTGAAGAATGAGGAGATTGAAGCGATCAGTGTATGTACCCCGAATTACCTGCATGCACGCATCACAGTTGCGGCCTTGGAAGCTGGTAAGCATGTCCTTTGTGAGAAACCAATGGCTACTTCTTTAGTAGACGCTGAAAAAATGAATGCAGCAGCAGCGAAAAGCGGTAAAATACTAATGATTGGTCATAATCAGCGTTTTGTTCCCTCTCATCAAAAAGCGAAGCAGCTTATAGAGAGCGGGGAGGTAGGGAAGGTCTATAGCTTCCGGACGGCTTTTGGACATTCCGGGCCGGAAACTTGGAGCGTGGATGGACTGGAAAGCTGGTTTTTTAAAAAGGATCAGGCAGTCATTGGTGCAATGGGCGATTTAGGTGTTCATAAAGCTGATTTATTACGGTATATCCTTGGAGAAGAATTTGTTGAAGTGGGAGCCTTTGTGGAAACGACTGCCAAGAAAAATACAGACGTTGATGACAGTGCGGCCTGTATCCTCCGGACGGAGAGCGGTATCATCGGAACGCTTACCGCCAGCTGGTCTTATGCAAAAGAAGACAATGCTACGGTCATTTATGCAGAAAAAGCGGTATTGCGCCTTGAAGACGATCCGAAATACTCACTGATCATCCATCATGATAATGGAAAGACAGAAACCATCCAATTAGGAAGCATCCAGACTAATGACTCAGAAGGACAGCATGATTCCGAAGTGATCAGCCACTTTGTAAAATGTGTGGTGGACAATGAGGAGCCACTTGTCTCAGGAGTTGAAGGATTAAAATCACTAAAAGTCATTCTTGGCGCGATGGAATCAAATGCATCCCGAAAAATCATCCGCTTATAA
- a CDS encoding Gfo/Idh/MocA family protein, whose protein sequence is MYKLKMGIIGAGGIAQKRHIPAFQKFQDKVVLYAIQDIDEMKAREVAREFHIEKVFTNYEEMFAEVDAVTIATPNKFHAEISIAALQAGVHVLCEKPMAITTEECLAITEAANISGKVLSTAYHYRFMKEAQAAKKMIQAGEIGEPYVARVQAIRRRKVPGWGVFTSKELQGGGSVIDYGCHLLDLALWLMDDPEPIEIVGSTYNYVSKGVDQVNLWGNFDASVFEVDDHATAYIKFANGASLLFETSWAANIREEATVLSLSGTQGGLDVFPLVLNQAKHGMLLNSEAVWMPGEDTPDLQQAENFINSCLGLAEPLVKPSEAMKVSKIIEAIYQSSASGKVMSIN, encoded by the coding sequence ATGTACAAATTAAAAATGGGTATTATCGGTGCTGGCGGAATTGCCCAAAAAAGGCATATCCCAGCTTTTCAAAAATTTCAAGATAAAGTGGTTTTATACGCCATTCAGGATATAGATGAAATGAAGGCGCGAGAAGTGGCGCGTGAATTTCATATCGAGAAGGTTTTCACTAATTATGAAGAAATGTTTGCCGAAGTGGATGCTGTTACGATTGCAACGCCAAACAAGTTCCATGCGGAGATTTCCATTGCTGCTCTGCAAGCAGGTGTACATGTGTTATGCGAAAAGCCAATGGCCATTACAACTGAGGAATGTTTAGCAATAACCGAGGCTGCTAATATATCGGGTAAAGTTTTATCGACCGCTTATCATTACCGCTTCATGAAGGAAGCCCAGGCTGCAAAGAAAATGATTCAGGCGGGTGAAATCGGTGAGCCGTATGTAGCGCGTGTACAGGCAATCAGGCGACGAAAAGTCCCTGGCTGGGGAGTGTTTACAAGCAAGGAATTGCAAGGCGGGGGAAGTGTGATCGATTACGGCTGCCATTTGCTTGATTTGGCTTTATGGCTGATGGATGACCCAGAACCGATTGAAATCGTAGGTTCGACATATAATTATGTCAGTAAGGGTGTCGATCAAGTCAATTTGTGGGGGAATTTCGATGCCTCTGTATTTGAAGTGGATGACCATGCCACGGCATATATCAAATTTGCCAACGGAGCATCTTTATTATTCGAAACATCTTGGGCCGCTAATATACGTGAAGAAGCAACTGTTTTAAGTTTATCCGGAACGCAAGGCGGTCTTGATGTGTTCCCGCTGGTCTTGAACCAGGCTAAGCACGGCATGCTTTTAAATAGTGAGGCCGTATGGATGCCAGGGGAGGATACACCAGACCTGCAGCAGGCAGAGAACTTTATTAATAGCTGTCTGGGGCTGGCAGAACCATTGGTAAAACCATCAGAAGCCATGAAAGTTTCGAAAATAATCGAAGCCATTTATCAAAGCTCGGCAAGTGGGAAGGTCATGAGCATAAATTAA
- a CDS encoding sugar phosphate isomerase/epimerase family protein: MKLGIFTVLFAQKSFEEMLDYVADSGLKTVEIGTGGYPGNIHCPLDELLESEEKRQKYLEAVQTRGLTISAFSCHGNPISPDEAFAKESDETLIKTIKLASLLNVPVVNTFSGTAGDHEGAKYPNWPVAPWPNEYTDVLKWQWEEKLIPYWKKAAAIADEHNIKIGLELHGGFLVHTPYTLLKLREATSDAIGANLDPSHLWWQGIEPVGAIKILGKAGAIYHFHAKDTYLDQDNINMYGLTDMQPYGNIQSRAWNFRSVGCGHSLQEWSDIMSALRTYGYDYVVSIEHEDPLMSVEEGFQRAVTNLKTVLINESPTDLWWV; this comes from the coding sequence GTGAAATTAGGGATTTTTACAGTGCTATTTGCTCAAAAATCATTCGAGGAGATGCTTGATTATGTCGCAGATTCCGGATTAAAAACAGTTGAAATCGGTACAGGCGGGTATCCAGGCAATATCCACTGTCCGCTCGATGAACTGCTGGAAAGTGAAGAAAAACGCCAAAAATACCTCGAAGCCGTTCAAACAAGAGGATTAACGATCAGTGCATTCAGCTGCCACGGCAATCCAATCTCTCCAGATGAAGCATTCGCTAAAGAAAGTGATGAAACACTTATTAAAACAATCAAGCTTGCATCCTTACTGAACGTCCCGGTAGTCAATACCTTTTCTGGTACAGCCGGTGATCACGAAGGAGCCAAATATCCAAACTGGCCTGTCGCCCCATGGCCGAATGAGTATACAGATGTGCTGAAATGGCAATGGGAAGAAAAATTGATCCCCTATTGGAAAAAAGCAGCTGCCATTGCCGATGAGCACAATATAAAAATCGGACTTGAACTGCATGGAGGCTTTCTCGTCCACACACCCTACACCTTGTTAAAACTGCGGGAAGCTACATCTGATGCAATAGGCGCCAACCTGGATCCAAGCCACCTTTGGTGGCAGGGCATCGAACCAGTCGGGGCCATCAAAATCCTAGGGAAAGCGGGAGCCATCTACCACTTCCACGCAAAAGACACATACTTGGATCAGGATAACATCAATATGTATGGATTAACTGACATGCAGCCATATGGAAATATCCAGAGCCGTGCCTGGAACTTTCGCTCTGTAGGATGCGGCCATAGCCTGCAAGAATGGTCCGACATCATGAGCGCCCTTCGCACATACGGTTACGATTACGTCGTCAGCATCGAACATGAAGATCCGCTGATGTCAGTTGAAGAAGGATTCCAACGGGCTGTTACCAATCTGAAAACTGTACTCATCAACGAAAGCCCAACTGATTTATGGTGGGTATAA
- a CDS encoding PadR family transcriptional regulator, whose amino-acid sequence MENLTEMLKGSLEGCVLEIISRHETYGYEITRRLNELGFTEVVEGTVYTILVRLEKKKLVNIEKKPSDMGPPRKFYSLNEAGSQELELFWKKWDFVSSKINVLKSI is encoded by the coding sequence ATGGAAAATTTAACTGAAATGCTGAAGGGTTCGCTGGAAGGCTGCGTGCTGGAAATCATCAGCCGCCATGAAACCTATGGCTACGAGATTACCCGCCGCCTGAACGAGCTTGGGTTTACTGAAGTCGTGGAAGGGACGGTCTACACCATCCTCGTGCGATTAGAAAAGAAAAAGCTGGTGAACATAGAGAAGAAACCGTCAGATATGGGGCCGCCCCGCAAGTTTTACTCACTTAATGAAGCTGGCAGCCAGGAACTTGAACTGTTTTGGAAAAAATGGGATTTTGTATCATCGAAAATCAACGTCTTAAAGTCAATCTAG
- a CDS encoding DUF1048 domain-containing protein gives MMELFKKMIGDKKEYKMMMARVEALPEDYQFVFKKIQNYMWNFSAGNGMDMLHMQYELIDLFEAGAAEGRQVLEITGDDVASFADELVANAKTYFAKYREDLNESIMKRLGKNKFNK, from the coding sequence ATGATGGAATTGTTCAAAAAAATGATTGGTGATAAAAAAGAGTATAAAATGATGATGGCACGGGTTGAAGCCCTGCCAGAGGACTACCAGTTCGTATTTAAGAAAATTCAAAACTACATGTGGAATTTCTCGGCGGGCAACGGGATGGATATGCTGCACATGCAGTATGAATTAATCGATTTATTCGAAGCCGGTGCGGCGGAAGGCAGACAAGTGCTGGAAATCACCGGGGACGACGTGGCGTCCTTTGCCGACGAACTAGTGGCAAATGCTAAAACCTATTTCGCCAAGTATCGTGAAGATTTGAATGAAAGTATCATGAAGCGATTGGGAAAAAATAAATTCAATAAATAA
- a CDS encoding ABC transporter ATP-binding protein, whose protein sequence is MSNAAISVKGLIKNFKDNEVLKGVDFEVRRGEIFALLGSNGAGKTTTVNILSTLMKADGGEVGICGFDVQCQPEHVRQSISLTGQFAALDGMLTGRENLLMIAKLRGVSNPAQVADNLLARFSLTDAANRRADKYSGGMKRRLDIAMSLIGTPAVIFLDEPTTGLDPEARIEVWDTVKELAGGGTTILLTTQYLEEAEQLADRIAILHGGKIISTGTLTELKEMFPPAKVEYIEKQPTLEEIFLAIIGKKEEM, encoded by the coding sequence ATGAGCAATGCAGCGATTTCTGTAAAAGGGTTAATAAAAAACTTTAAAGACAATGAAGTCTTAAAGGGGGTGGATTTTGAGGTACGGCGTGGCGAAATTTTCGCACTGCTGGGCTCAAATGGAGCGGGCAAGACGACGACGGTCAACATCCTCTCGACTTTGATGAAGGCCGATGGCGGCGAAGTCGGTATTTGCGGCTTTGACGTCCAGTGTCAACCGGAACATGTTCGCCAGAGCATCAGCCTGACAGGGCAGTTTGCAGCTTTAGACGGCATGCTTACCGGGCGCGAAAACCTGCTGATGATCGCCAAGTTGCGGGGAGTTTCCAATCCCGCTCAAGTCGCCGACAATCTGCTTGCGAGATTCAGCCTAACCGATGCGGCCAACCGCCGTGCGGATAAATATTCCGGCGGGATGAAGCGCCGGCTTGACATTGCCATGAGCCTGATTGGGACGCCAGCGGTCATTTTTCTCGACGAACCGACGACAGGGCTTGACCCCGAAGCACGGATTGAAGTCTGGGATACCGTCAAGGAACTTGCCGGCGGCGGCACGACAATCTTGCTGACGACCCAGTACCTGGAGGAAGCCGAACAACTGGCGGATCGTATCGCCATCCTGCATGGCGGAAAAATCATCTCGACCGGCACCCTTACCGAACTCAAGGAGATGTTCCCGCCAGCGAAAGTGGAGTACATTGAGAAGCAGCCGACATTGGAGGAAATTTTCCTCGCGATCATCGGCAAAAAGGAGGAGATGTAA
- a CDS encoding ABC transporter permease: MNSKTGVLLGRLMRNIMRSPDTIITVAITPIMMLLLFVYVFGGAIEAGTDSYVNYLLPGILLMAIASGVAYTSVRLFTDVKSGLMARFITMPIKRSSVLWAHVLTSLVSNALTVVVVILVAFLMGFRSSADILDWLAVAGILGLFTLALTWLAVIPGLTAGSMEGATAYSYPLIFLPFISSAFVPTETMPKIVRAFAENQPVTSIVNAIRAFLYEGSVGNDIWIALAWCVGIMVIAYFFASKVFKRQLG; the protein is encoded by the coding sequence ATGAATAGCAAAACAGGGGTATTACTAGGGCGTTTAATGCGCAATATCATGCGCAGCCCTGATACAATTATCACGGTTGCGATAACGCCGATTATGATGCTGCTGCTGTTTGTCTACGTGTTTGGTGGCGCCATAGAGGCAGGCACGGACAGCTACGTCAATTATTTATTGCCGGGAATATTGCTGATGGCTATCGCATCCGGAGTCGCTTACACCTCCGTGCGGCTGTTTACGGATGTAAAGAGCGGGCTGATGGCGCGTTTCATTACCATGCCCATCAAGCGCTCGTCGGTATTGTGGGCTCATGTGTTGACCTCGCTTGTATCCAATGCGCTTACTGTCGTCGTGGTGATCCTCGTCGCGTTCTTGATGGGCTTCCGTTCCAGCGCTGATATCCTGGATTGGCTCGCGGTGGCTGGGATACTCGGGCTGTTTACGTTGGCGCTGACATGGCTGGCAGTCATTCCGGGATTGACAGCGGGGTCCATGGAAGGGGCTACAGCCTACTCGTACCCGCTGATTTTCCTTCCGTTTATCAGTTCGGCCTTTGTCCCCACCGAAACCATGCCTAAAATTGTCCGTGCGTTCGCTGAGAACCAGCCAGTGACTTCAATCGTGAATGCGATTCGTGCCTTCTTGTATGAAGGGTCAGTTGGCAACGATATCTGGATCGCGCTTGCCTGGTGCGTAGGCATCATGGTAATCGCTTACTTCTTCGCCAGTAAAGTATTTAAGCGCCAGTTAGGGTAA
- the rluF gene encoding 23S rRNA pseudouridine(2604) synthase RluF, producing MRINKFISESGITSRRGADKWIAEGRVTINGTVAELGSQAEPGDDVRVDGKPIKVEQQNVYIALNKPIGITSTTEKHIKGNIVDFVNHPLRIFHIGRLDKDSSGLILLTNDGDIVNEILRAENKHEKEYIVTVDKPLTSSFIKDMSSGVEILDTKTLPCKVEQLTKYTFNITLMQGLNRQIRRMCSALGYEVRDLHRIRIMNIHLDGLAIGQWRDLTEDELTELFKELDYTPRQR from the coding sequence TTGAGGATCAATAAATTTATCAGTGAATCCGGAATTACCTCGAGACGAGGCGCAGACAAATGGATAGCCGAGGGCCGTGTGACGATAAATGGCACTGTAGCTGAGCTCGGCAGTCAAGCTGAACCCGGTGATGATGTTCGTGTCGATGGCAAGCCGATAAAAGTGGAACAGCAAAATGTCTATATTGCATTGAATAAACCGATAGGGATTACAAGTACGACGGAAAAACACATAAAAGGGAATATCGTTGATTTTGTAAATCATCCGCTTCGCATTTTTCATATCGGACGGCTGGACAAAGACTCAAGCGGTCTGATCCTTCTTACAAATGATGGAGACATCGTAAATGAAATCCTTCGTGCAGAAAACAAACATGAAAAAGAATACATCGTAACTGTGGATAAACCACTTACCTCTTCCTTCATCAAAGACATGTCATCCGGAGTGGAGATTTTGGATACAAAAACACTTCCATGTAAGGTTGAACAGTTGACCAAATATACATTTAACATCACTTTGATGCAAGGACTGAACAGACAAATCCGCCGAATGTGCTCCGCACTAGGATATGAAGTCCGTGATTTACATCGAATCCGGATCATGAACATCCATCTGGACGGACTGGCGATTGGACAATGGCGCGACTTGACAGAGGATGAATTGACGGAACTATTTAAGGAATTGGACTATACTCCAAGGCAAAGATAA
- a CDS encoding DMT family transporter, which yields MKKSIVLLFLILANLFWAGNYIFGKYVVTELSPIQLTFTRWLIAVFLLFPLAQWIEKPNWKSVWKEWRLLLVMGVLGIVSYNFFLYWALTYTTSMNAALVNSMNPALIVLFSALLLKEKISALHALGLIISLFGVLLVLTKGHLLDIFQLTYNKGDLLMILAILVWTFYSIIGKKLKNILESSRLSVPLFSGIFPFVISTLARLEFI from the coding sequence ATGAAAAAATCCATTGTTCTTTTATTTCTTATCTTGGCAAATTTGTTTTGGGCCGGTAATTACATTTTCGGAAAATACGTTGTGACCGAACTTTCCCCGATCCAACTAACATTTACGCGATGGCTAATAGCCGTTTTCTTATTGTTTCCTTTAGCCCAATGGATCGAAAAGCCAAATTGGAAGAGTGTATGGAAAGAATGGAGATTGCTGTTAGTCATGGGGGTGCTCGGAATCGTCAGTTATAATTTTTTCCTTTATTGGGCTTTGACCTATACAACTTCCATGAATGCCGCTCTTGTCAATTCCATGAACCCTGCCTTAATTGTGCTTTTTTCCGCTTTGCTGTTAAAGGAGAAAATTTCAGCCCTCCACGCACTCGGACTTATCATATCTTTATTCGGCGTTTTATTGGTCTTGACAAAAGGGCACCTTCTGGATATTTTCCAGCTCACTTACAATAAAGGCGACTTATTGATGATCCTGGCGATTCTCGTTTGGACCTTCTATTCAATAATCGGTAAAAAACTGAAAAACATATTGGAATCTTCCCGTCTGTCGGTTCCTTTATTTTCTGGAATATTTCCCTTCGTCATATCAACGCTAGCCAGGCTGGAATTTATCTAA